Proteins encoded within one genomic window of Lynx canadensis isolate LIC74 chromosome B2, mLynCan4.pri.v2, whole genome shotgun sequence:
- the PSMB1 gene encoding proteasome subunit beta type-1, which translates to MLSTAAGCWGPGRDLAVEPHSAAGPLEMRFSPYAFNGGTVLAIAGEDFSIVASDTRLSEGYSIHTRDSPKCYRLTDKTVIGCSGFHGDCLTLTKIIEARLKMYKHSNNKTMTTGAIAAMLSTILYSRRFFPYYVYNIIGGLDEEGKGAVYSFDPVGSYQRDSFKAGGSASAMLQPLLDNQVGFKNMQNVEHVPLSLDRAMRLVKDVFISAAERDVYTGDALKICIVTKEGIREETVPLRKD; encoded by the exons ATGTTGTCGACGGCCGCGGGGTGCTGGGGACCCGGCAGAGACCTGGCGGTGGAGCCCCACAGCGCCGCCGGCCCTTTGGAGATGCGCTTTTCGCCCTACGCTTTCAACGGAGG gactgtATTGGCAATCGCTGGAGAAGATTTTTCAATTGTGGCTTCTGACACTCGATTGAGTGAAGGATATTCAATTCACACCAGGGACAGCCCCAAGTGTTACAGACT AACAGACAAAACAGTCATTGGATGCAGCGGGTTTCATGGAGACTGTCTTACCCTGACAAAGATTATTGAAGCAAGACTAAAG ATGTATAAGCATTCCAATAACAAGACCATGACTACGGGGGCGATTGCTGCAATGTTGTCTACAATCCTCTATTCAAGGCGCTTCTTTCCATACTATGTTTACAACATCATCGGGGGACTGGATGAAGAAG GGAAGGGAGCTGTGTACAGCTTTGACCCAGTAGGGTCCTACCAGAGAGACTCCTTCAAGGCCGGAGGCTCAGCAAGTGCCATGCTACAGCCCCTGCTCGACAACCAG GTTGGTTTTAAGAACATGCAGAATGTGGAGCATGTCCCGCTGTCCTTGGACAGAGCCATGCGGCTTGTGAAAGATGTCTTCATTTCAGCGGCAGAGAGGGACGTGTACACTGGGGATGCACTCAAAATCTGCATCGTGACCAAGGAGGGCATCAGGGAGGAGACCGTTCCCCTGAGGAAGGATTGA